The following coding sequences are from one Salvia hispanica cultivar TCC Black 2014 chromosome 3, UniMelb_Shisp_WGS_1.0, whole genome shotgun sequence window:
- the LOC125215702 gene encoding F-box/LRR-repeat protein 14-like isoform X2, with amino-acid sequence MDDLPDLVAWDILERLNTTVDKSAISLTCKRLHKLDNVQRKSIRVGCGLRPANEALVSLCNRFQNLEKLVFTPRISGCGILSVVVGCKKLALLHLIRCLNITRMEWLEYLGKLETLEDLCIKNCRAIGEGDLIRLGQTWQRLKRLQFEVDANYRYMKVYDRLAVDQWQKQSVPCDKMTELILVNGIISPGRGLACVLGKCRNLEKIHLDMCVGVRDSDIIGLARNSGSSLRSISLRVPSDFSLPLLMTNSIRLTDKCLEALAQNCSRLESVRLSFSDGDFPSISSFSLQGILTVVLTCPMRELALDHVYSFDDVGMQALCSAEHLEMVELTRCQEITDEGLELAAKFPQLRVLKLSKCLGVSDDGLKPFVGSGKLKVLAVDDCPQISHRGVEGAADSVSFKRDLSWMY; translated from the exons ATGGATGATTTACCAGACCTTGTAGCTTGGGACATATTGGAGAGGCTAAACACAACGGTGGATAAAAGTGCTATATCTCTAACATGTAAGCGCCTCCACAAATTGGACAATGTGCAACGGAAATCTATCCGCGTTGGCTGTGGCTTGCGTCCTGCCAATGAGGCATTGGTTTCTCTCTGCAACCGGTTTCAGAATTTGGAAAAG TTGGTCTTCACTCCGAGAATCAGTGGATGTGGGATATTATCGGTGGTAGTGGGATGTAAGAAGCTCGCATTGCTGCACCTCATTCGTTGTCTCAATATCACCAGAATGGAATGGCTGGAGTATCTTGGCAAGCTTGAGACGCTTGAAGATCTTTGCATCAAGAATTGCAGGGCGATTGGAGAAGGCGATCTCATTAGATTAGGGCAAACTTGGCAAAGATTGAAACGGTTGCAATTTGAGGTGGATGCAAATTATCGTTACATGAAAGTTTATGACAGGCTAGCAGTGGATCAGTGGCAGAAGCAGTCGGTTCCATGTGACAAGATGACTGAACTTATATTGGTGAACGGCATCATCAGCCCTGGGAGAGGTCTTGCCTGCGTCTTGGGGAAATGCCGGAACTTGGAAAAGATTCACTTAGACATGTGTGTCGGGGTGAGGGATTCCGACATTATAGGTTTGGCTCGCAACTCAGGGAGCAGCCTCCGGTCCATCTCACTCCGAGTGCCATCAGATTTCTCACTCCCTCTCCTGATGACCAATTCCATAAGGCTAACAGACAAATGCCTGGAAGCATTGGCTCAGAACTGCTCGCGCCTTGAGTCCGTGAGATTATCTTTCTCCGATGGTGACTTCCCCTCCATTTCCTCGTTCTCTCTGCAGGGGATCCTCACGGTGGTGCTCACGTGCCCGATGAGGGAGCTTGCTCTGGATCACGTGTACTCGTTTGATGACGTGGGGATGCAAGCTCTTTGCAGTGCAGAGCATCTTGAAATGGTGGAGCTGACAAGGTGCCAGGAGATTACAGATGAGGGGCTGGAGCTTGCAGCAAAGTTTCCTCAGCTGCGAGTCTTGAAGCTCAGCAAATGCCTTGGGGTAAGCGACGACGGGTTGAAGCCGTTCGTGGGGTCGGGTAAGTTGAAGGTTTTGGCTGTGGATGATTGTCCACAGATATCTCATAGGGGCGTTGAAGGAGCTGCTGATTCGGTTTCTTTTAAGCGGGATCTCTCGTGGATGTATTAG
- the LOC125215702 gene encoding F-box/LRR-repeat protein 14-like isoform X1, which yields MDDLPDLVAWDILERLNTTVDKSAISLTCKRLHKLDNVQRKSIRVGCGLRPANEALVSLCNRFQNLEKVEISYSGWMSKLGKQLDDRGLYNLSISCPRLADLTLSYCTFITDAGLTHLASCSNISALKLVFTPRISGCGILSVVVGCKKLALLHLIRCLNITRMEWLEYLGKLETLEDLCIKNCRAIGEGDLIRLGQTWQRLKRLQFEVDANYRYMKVYDRLAVDQWQKQSVPCDKMTELILVNGIISPGRGLACVLGKCRNLEKIHLDMCVGVRDSDIIGLARNSGSSLRSISLRVPSDFSLPLLMTNSIRLTDKCLEALAQNCSRLESVRLSFSDGDFPSISSFSLQGILTVVLTCPMRELALDHVYSFDDVGMQALCSAEHLEMVELTRCQEITDEGLELAAKFPQLRVLKLSKCLGVSDDGLKPFVGSGKLKVLAVDDCPQISHRGVEGAADSVSFKRDLSWMY from the coding sequence ATGGATGATTTACCAGACCTTGTAGCTTGGGACATATTGGAGAGGCTAAACACAACGGTGGATAAAAGTGCTATATCTCTAACATGTAAGCGCCTCCACAAATTGGACAATGTGCAACGGAAATCTATCCGCGTTGGCTGTGGCTTGCGTCCTGCCAATGAGGCATTGGTTTCTCTCTGCAACCGGTTTCAGAATTTGGAAAAGGTTGAAATCTCTTACTCGGGTTGGATGTCCAAGTTAGGGAAACAGTTGGATGATCGAGGTCTTTATAATCTCTCCATTAGCTGTCCTCGTCTCGCTGATCTTACCTTAAGTTATTGCACTTTTATCACTGATGCTGGTTTGACTCACTTGGCTTCCTGCTCTAATATCTCTGCCTTGAAGTTGGTCTTCACTCCGAGAATCAGTGGATGTGGGATATTATCGGTGGTAGTGGGATGTAAGAAGCTCGCATTGCTGCACCTCATTCGTTGTCTCAATATCACCAGAATGGAATGGCTGGAGTATCTTGGCAAGCTTGAGACGCTTGAAGATCTTTGCATCAAGAATTGCAGGGCGATTGGAGAAGGCGATCTCATTAGATTAGGGCAAACTTGGCAAAGATTGAAACGGTTGCAATTTGAGGTGGATGCAAATTATCGTTACATGAAAGTTTATGACAGGCTAGCAGTGGATCAGTGGCAGAAGCAGTCGGTTCCATGTGACAAGATGACTGAACTTATATTGGTGAACGGCATCATCAGCCCTGGGAGAGGTCTTGCCTGCGTCTTGGGGAAATGCCGGAACTTGGAAAAGATTCACTTAGACATGTGTGTCGGGGTGAGGGATTCCGACATTATAGGTTTGGCTCGCAACTCAGGGAGCAGCCTCCGGTCCATCTCACTCCGAGTGCCATCAGATTTCTCACTCCCTCTCCTGATGACCAATTCCATAAGGCTAACAGACAAATGCCTGGAAGCATTGGCTCAGAACTGCTCGCGCCTTGAGTCCGTGAGATTATCTTTCTCCGATGGTGACTTCCCCTCCATTTCCTCGTTCTCTCTGCAGGGGATCCTCACGGTGGTGCTCACGTGCCCGATGAGGGAGCTTGCTCTGGATCACGTGTACTCGTTTGATGACGTGGGGATGCAAGCTCTTTGCAGTGCAGAGCATCTTGAAATGGTGGAGCTGACAAGGTGCCAGGAGATTACAGATGAGGGGCTGGAGCTTGCAGCAAAGTTTCCTCAGCTGCGAGTCTTGAAGCTCAGCAAATGCCTTGGGGTAAGCGACGACGGGTTGAAGCCGTTCGTGGGGTCGGGTAAGTTGAAGGTTTTGGCTGTGGATGATTGTCCACAGATATCTCATAGGGGCGTTGAAGGAGCTGCTGATTCGGTTTCTTTTAAGCGGGATCTCTCGTGGATGTATTAG